The genomic segment CGGTCAGCACCAAATCCATACACCGTCCAGGTCACCCCTTCTACTCGCTCGCAAAGTTCCTTCCAAACATTTTCTGAAAACCATCGAATTGCATCCAAGTTTGGGCCAAAGTCGAGCCGCCCCCAGAAAACAAGGTCTGAACGCTTAATGGCGCTGGGCATAGCGACGAAATGCTCTGCATCAACACCATTGGGAATGACGTCTGCTTCAACTCCTGGCATCAAACGCCTCACCCAGCGAGCGTCGACCTCTGAAACCATAATGGCTCGATCTACGACGGACGCAAAAACTCTCTCGTACACCCCCTTGACTAATGCTTGCCGAATTTCTCCATAAGATGCTATCTCGAAAATACGTACTTGCGACCAGTGATGCAAAAACCATTCATCCGCCGCATACCAAACCTTCACGGCACCACGAACATCCGACAAATACGGAAGCACATCTAACCCAACAACGAAAACCGCATCGATTTCATGCTCGTCAACATACCTGCCAACCTTCCCGATTCGCGAGGGGTCCATCCCCCAATAACTAACGAACTTCCCCTGCATCCGTGACATACGCCGCTGCAACGGCGCCACAGGAAGATCATCAAAGGTCGCAATTGCCACTGGATCAACACCTTCAATGGCAGTTAAAGAAGGGCGAACTGCCGACAAAAAATGAATTCGACACCCAAGCCTATTTAGCTCGCGCATCATATGGTAGCAATGAACATCATGGCCACTACGGCGCGGCCACTCAAGCGATTGCTTAACGAACAAAATCTCCATGATTCTAATTCACCTCGGAGCTCTTAGCCCCTACCGGAATCAATGGTACTGAAGAGGTCTCCATCGCTGCAGCAGGTCGCATTACCGCTACCGACGCACTCGCCCTCGAGGAATACACCGCGAGTGACCCGATC from the Roseiconus lacunae genome contains:
- a CDS encoding glycosyltransferase family 4 protein produces the protein MEILFVKQSLEWPRRSGHDVHCYHMMRELNRLGCRIHFLSAVRPSLTAIEGVDPVAIATFDDLPVAPLQRRMSRMQGKFVSYWGMDPSRIGKVGRYVDEHEIDAVFVVGLDVLPYLSDVRGAVKVWYAADEWFLHHWSQVRIFEIASYGEIRQALVKGVYERVFASVVDRAIMVSEVDARWVRRLMPGVEADVIPNGVDAEHFVAMPSAIKRSDLVFWGRLDFGPNLDAIRWFSENVWKELCERVEGVTWTVYGFGADRRVRDLAKLHGFSLTEDLPDLRGEIAAHRVAILPMVSGAGIKNKFLEAAAMGMPIVASKRSLNGVELFGREPCEVAGTAREWIDRVANLLGNSSRRDTLAVNARDWAVNHYGWQRVGVAALEGVRSSLS